Proteins encoded in a region of the Hypomesus transpacificus isolate Combined female chromosome 17, fHypTra1, whole genome shotgun sequence genome:
- the LOC124480058 gene encoding far upstream element-binding protein 2-like isoform X2, translated as MSEYGAVPPPGAGSALGGQAAIGNGGGIKKDAFADAVQRARQIAAKIGGDTGVPPMNNSNASDGFPFSAQKRQLEDPDQPESKKMATQSDIDSATALSIGAQLAALAQQSSRPSSTSEEYSVPDSMVGLIIGRGGEQINKIQQESGCKVQIAPDSGGLPERSVSLTGSPDSIQKAKMLLDEIVSRGRGTPPSSFQEATNGQSGSVQEMMIPAGKAGLIIGKGGETIKQLQERAGVKMILIQDASQGPDMDKPLRIIGEPYKVQQAQELVQEILRERDHPGYGDRGEYGSRMGGGGGGGMDVPVPRHSVGVVIGRSGEMIKKIQNDAGVRIQFKPDDGTGPDKIAHIMGPPDRCDHAAQIINELLQSIRVREEEQGGPPGPPGMPPGNRGRGRGQGSWGPPGGEMTFSIPAHKCGLVIGRGGENVKSINQQTGAFVEISRQPPPNGDPNFKLFVIRGSPQQIDHAKQLIEDKIEGPLCPVGPGPGGPGPAGPMGPYNPNPYNPGPPGAPGPHGGPPGPHQYPPQGWGNTYQQWQPQAPHDPSKAAAVDPNAAWAAYYAQYYQQPGGAVPGQHPANPAAAQAPGDQAGQTPGGQPDYTKAWEEYYKKMAQAGGSAAGAGGPAAAPGAPASAGGQQDYSAAWAEYYRQQAAYYGQPGQAPGQAAAPQPGQTQ; from the exons ATGTCAGAGTACGGTGCGGTACCACCACCCGGGGCCGGGTCAGCTCTCGGTGGTCAGGCAGCAATCGGGAACGGTGGAGGAATAAAAAAAGATGCCTTTGCCGACGCCGTACAACGGGCCCGGCAG ATTGCTGCAAAGATTGGTGGCGATACTGGAGTGCCCCCTATGAACAACAGTAATGCATCTGATGGCTTTCCATTCTCTGCACAAAAAAGACAGTTGGAAGACCCAG ATCAACCGGAGAGTAAGAAGATGGCTACACAGAGTGATATTGACTCAGCTACAGCATTAT CTATTGGAGCACAACTGGCTGCTCTTGCCCAGCAAAG CAGCAGACCCTCTTCCACCTCAGAGGAATACAGTGTTCCTGATAGCATGGTTGGACTCA ttATCGGCcggggaggagagcagatcaATAAGATCCAGCAGGAGTCGGGCTGCAAGGTTCAGATAGCTCCAG ACAGTGGAGGTCTGCCAGAGAGGAGCGTCTCTCTCACAGGGTCCCCTGACTCCATACA GAAAGCCAAAATGCTGTTGGACGAGATTGTGTCTCGAGGGAGGGGcacgcctccctcctccttccaagAGGCGACCAATGGGCAGAGCGGCTCTGTGCAGGAGATGATGATCCCTGCTGGCAAGGCTGGCCTCATCATTGGCAAGGGAGGAGAGACCATCAAACAGTTACAG GAGCGTGCTGGGGTGAAGATGATTCTAATCCAGGATGCCTCTCAGGGACCTGACATGGACAAACCCCTGCGCATCATCGGAGAACCATACAAAGTCCAG CAAGCCCAGGAGCTGGTTCAGGAGATCCTGAGGGAGAGGGATCACCCCGGTTACGGAGACAGGGGCGAGTACGGCTCCCgcatgggggggggaggaggaggaggcatggAC GTCCCGGTGCCTCGACACTCTGTGGGTGTGGTGATTGGACGCAGTGGGGAGATGATCAAGAAAATTCAAAACGATGCTGGGGTTAGGATACAGTTCAAACCAG ATGACGGCACAGGTCCCGATAAGATAGCTCACATCATGGGCCCTCCTGATCGCTGTGACCACGCAGCCCAGATCATCAACGAGCTGCTGCAGAGCATCCgggtcagagaggaggagcaaggg ggaccccctggtcctccaggaATGCCCCCAGGGaacagggggcgtggccggggtCAGGGCAGCTGGGGTCCCCCCGGGGGAGAGATGACCTTCTCCATCCCAGCCCACAAGTGTGGCCTGGTGAtcggcaggggaggggagaacgTCAAGTCCATCAACCAGCAGACGGGGGCGTTCGTGGAGATCTCCCGTCAGCCGCCGCCCAACGGGGACCCCAACTTCAAGCTCTTTGTCATCAGGGGTTCCCCCCAGCAGATTGACCATGCCAAGCAGCTCATTGAAGACAAGATCGAG GGTCCTCTGTGTCCTGTAGGCCCAGGTCCTGGAGGGCCGGGCCCGGCTGGTCCTATGGGGCCCTACAACCCCAACCCCTACAACCCTGGACCCCCTGGGGCCCCTGGTCCACA TGGGGGTCCCCCTGGGCCTCACCAGTACCCCCCACAGGGTTGGGGCAACACCTACCAGCAGTGGCAGCCTCAGGCTCCCCATGACCCCA GCAAGGCAGCTGCCGTGGACCCCAACGCCGCCTGGGCTGCCTACTACGCCCAGTACTACCAGCAGCCCGGCGGCGCCGTGCCAGGCCAGCACCCCGCTAACCCGGCCGCCGCCCAGGCGCCCGGAGACCAGGCCGGCCAGACCCCCGGAGGACAGCCGGACTACACCAAGGCCTGGGAAGAGTACTACAAGAAGATGG CCCAGGCTGGAGGCTCGGCGGCGGGGGCCGGAGGGCCAGCTGCAGCTCCTGGGGCCCCAGCCTCAGCGGGAGGCCAGCAGGACTACAGCGCGGCCTGGGCTGAGTACTACAGACAGCAGGCTGCCTACTACGGCCAGCCAGGACAGGCCCCAGGACAGGCAGCCGCCCCTCAGCCAGGCCAG ACACAGTGA
- the LOC124480058 gene encoding far upstream element-binding protein 2-like isoform X1 produces MSEYGAVPPPGAGSALGGQAAIGNGGGIKKDAFADAVQRARQIAAKIGGDTGVPPMNNSNASDGFPFSAQKRQLEDPDQPESKKMATQSDIDSATALSIGAQLAALAQQSSSRPSSTSEEYSVPDSMVGLIIGRGGEQINKIQQESGCKVQIAPDSGGLPERSVSLTGSPDSIQKAKMLLDEIVSRGRGTPPSSFQEATNGQSGSVQEMMIPAGKAGLIIGKGGETIKQLQERAGVKMILIQDASQGPDMDKPLRIIGEPYKVQQAQELVQEILRERDHPGYGDRGEYGSRMGGGGGGGMDVPVPRHSVGVVIGRSGEMIKKIQNDAGVRIQFKPDDGTGPDKIAHIMGPPDRCDHAAQIINELLQSIRVREEEQGGPPGPPGMPPGNRGRGRGQGSWGPPGGEMTFSIPAHKCGLVIGRGGENVKSINQQTGAFVEISRQPPPNGDPNFKLFVIRGSPQQIDHAKQLIEDKIEGPLCPVGPGPGGPGPAGPMGPYNPNPYNPGPPGAPGPHGGPPGPHQYPPQGWGNTYQQWQPQAPHDPSKAAAVDPNAAWAAYYAQYYQQPGGAVPGQHPANPAAAQAPGDQAGQTPGGQPDYTKAWEEYYKKMAQAGGSAAGAGGPAAAPGAPASAGGQQDYSAAWAEYYRQQAAYYGQPGQAPGQAAAPQPGQTQ; encoded by the exons ATGTCAGAGTACGGTGCGGTACCACCACCCGGGGCCGGGTCAGCTCTCGGTGGTCAGGCAGCAATCGGGAACGGTGGAGGAATAAAAAAAGATGCCTTTGCCGACGCCGTACAACGGGCCCGGCAG ATTGCTGCAAAGATTGGTGGCGATACTGGAGTGCCCCCTATGAACAACAGTAATGCATCTGATGGCTTTCCATTCTCTGCACAAAAAAGACAGTTGGAAGACCCAG ATCAACCGGAGAGTAAGAAGATGGCTACACAGAGTGATATTGACTCAGCTACAGCATTAT CTATTGGAGCACAACTGGCTGCTCTTGCCCAGCAAAG TAGCAGCAGACCCTCTTCCACCTCAGAGGAATACAGTGTTCCTGATAGCATGGTTGGACTCA ttATCGGCcggggaggagagcagatcaATAAGATCCAGCAGGAGTCGGGCTGCAAGGTTCAGATAGCTCCAG ACAGTGGAGGTCTGCCAGAGAGGAGCGTCTCTCTCACAGGGTCCCCTGACTCCATACA GAAAGCCAAAATGCTGTTGGACGAGATTGTGTCTCGAGGGAGGGGcacgcctccctcctccttccaagAGGCGACCAATGGGCAGAGCGGCTCTGTGCAGGAGATGATGATCCCTGCTGGCAAGGCTGGCCTCATCATTGGCAAGGGAGGAGAGACCATCAAACAGTTACAG GAGCGTGCTGGGGTGAAGATGATTCTAATCCAGGATGCCTCTCAGGGACCTGACATGGACAAACCCCTGCGCATCATCGGAGAACCATACAAAGTCCAG CAAGCCCAGGAGCTGGTTCAGGAGATCCTGAGGGAGAGGGATCACCCCGGTTACGGAGACAGGGGCGAGTACGGCTCCCgcatgggggggggaggaggaggaggcatggAC GTCCCGGTGCCTCGACACTCTGTGGGTGTGGTGATTGGACGCAGTGGGGAGATGATCAAGAAAATTCAAAACGATGCTGGGGTTAGGATACAGTTCAAACCAG ATGACGGCACAGGTCCCGATAAGATAGCTCACATCATGGGCCCTCCTGATCGCTGTGACCACGCAGCCCAGATCATCAACGAGCTGCTGCAGAGCATCCgggtcagagaggaggagcaaggg ggaccccctggtcctccaggaATGCCCCCAGGGaacagggggcgtggccggggtCAGGGCAGCTGGGGTCCCCCCGGGGGAGAGATGACCTTCTCCATCCCAGCCCACAAGTGTGGCCTGGTGAtcggcaggggaggggagaacgTCAAGTCCATCAACCAGCAGACGGGGGCGTTCGTGGAGATCTCCCGTCAGCCGCCGCCCAACGGGGACCCCAACTTCAAGCTCTTTGTCATCAGGGGTTCCCCCCAGCAGATTGACCATGCCAAGCAGCTCATTGAAGACAAGATCGAG GGTCCTCTGTGTCCTGTAGGCCCAGGTCCTGGAGGGCCGGGCCCGGCTGGTCCTATGGGGCCCTACAACCCCAACCCCTACAACCCTGGACCCCCTGGGGCCCCTGGTCCACA TGGGGGTCCCCCTGGGCCTCACCAGTACCCCCCACAGGGTTGGGGCAACACCTACCAGCAGTGGCAGCCTCAGGCTCCCCATGACCCCA GCAAGGCAGCTGCCGTGGACCCCAACGCCGCCTGGGCTGCCTACTACGCCCAGTACTACCAGCAGCCCGGCGGCGCCGTGCCAGGCCAGCACCCCGCTAACCCGGCCGCCGCCCAGGCGCCCGGAGACCAGGCCGGCCAGACCCCCGGAGGACAGCCGGACTACACCAAGGCCTGGGAAGAGTACTACAAGAAGATGG CCCAGGCTGGAGGCTCGGCGGCGGGGGCCGGAGGGCCAGCTGCAGCTCCTGGGGCCCCAGCCTCAGCGGGAGGCCAGCAGGACTACAGCGCGGCCTGGGCTGAGTACTACAGACAGCAGGCTGCCTACTACGGCCAGCCAGGACAGGCCCCAGGACAGGCAGCCGCCCCTCAGCCAGGCCAG ACACAGTGA
- the LOC124480058 gene encoding far upstream element-binding protein 2-like isoform X5 — protein MSEYGAVPPPGAGSALGGQAAIGNGGGIKKDAFADAVQRARQIAAKIGGDTGVPPMNNSNASDGFPFSAQKRQLEDPDQPESKKMATQSDIDSATALSIGAQLAALAQQSSSRPSSTSEEYSVPDSMVGLIIGRGGEQINKIQQESGCKVQIAPDSGGLPERSVSLTGSPDSIQKAKMLLDEIVSRGRGTPPSSFQEATNGQSGSVQEMMIPAGKAGLIIGKGGETIKQLQERAGVKMILIQDASQGPDMDKPLRIIGEPYKVQQAQELVQEILRERDHPGYGDRGEYGSRMGGGGGGGMDVPVPRHSVGVVIGRSGEMIKKIQNDAGVRIQFKPDDGTGPDKIAHIMGPPDRCDHAAQIINELLQSIRVREEEQGGPPGPPGMPPGNRGRGRGQGSWGPPGGEMTFSIPAHKCGLVIGRGGENVKSINQQTGAFVEISRQPPPNGDPNFKLFVIRGSPQQIDHAKQLIEDKIEGPLCPVGPGPGGPGPAGPMGPYNPNPYNPGPPGAPGPHGGPPGPHQYPPQGWGNTYQQWQPQAPHDPKTTSRESSPL, from the exons ATGTCAGAGTACGGTGCGGTACCACCACCCGGGGCCGGGTCAGCTCTCGGTGGTCAGGCAGCAATCGGGAACGGTGGAGGAATAAAAAAAGATGCCTTTGCCGACGCCGTACAACGGGCCCGGCAG ATTGCTGCAAAGATTGGTGGCGATACTGGAGTGCCCCCTATGAACAACAGTAATGCATCTGATGGCTTTCCATTCTCTGCACAAAAAAGACAGTTGGAAGACCCAG ATCAACCGGAGAGTAAGAAGATGGCTACACAGAGTGATATTGACTCAGCTACAGCATTAT CTATTGGAGCACAACTGGCTGCTCTTGCCCAGCAAAG TAGCAGCAGACCCTCTTCCACCTCAGAGGAATACAGTGTTCCTGATAGCATGGTTGGACTCA ttATCGGCcggggaggagagcagatcaATAAGATCCAGCAGGAGTCGGGCTGCAAGGTTCAGATAGCTCCAG ACAGTGGAGGTCTGCCAGAGAGGAGCGTCTCTCTCACAGGGTCCCCTGACTCCATACA GAAAGCCAAAATGCTGTTGGACGAGATTGTGTCTCGAGGGAGGGGcacgcctccctcctccttccaagAGGCGACCAATGGGCAGAGCGGCTCTGTGCAGGAGATGATGATCCCTGCTGGCAAGGCTGGCCTCATCATTGGCAAGGGAGGAGAGACCATCAAACAGTTACAG GAGCGTGCTGGGGTGAAGATGATTCTAATCCAGGATGCCTCTCAGGGACCTGACATGGACAAACCCCTGCGCATCATCGGAGAACCATACAAAGTCCAG CAAGCCCAGGAGCTGGTTCAGGAGATCCTGAGGGAGAGGGATCACCCCGGTTACGGAGACAGGGGCGAGTACGGCTCCCgcatgggggggggaggaggaggaggcatggAC GTCCCGGTGCCTCGACACTCTGTGGGTGTGGTGATTGGACGCAGTGGGGAGATGATCAAGAAAATTCAAAACGATGCTGGGGTTAGGATACAGTTCAAACCAG ATGACGGCACAGGTCCCGATAAGATAGCTCACATCATGGGCCCTCCTGATCGCTGTGACCACGCAGCCCAGATCATCAACGAGCTGCTGCAGAGCATCCgggtcagagaggaggagcaaggg ggaccccctggtcctccaggaATGCCCCCAGGGaacagggggcgtggccggggtCAGGGCAGCTGGGGTCCCCCCGGGGGAGAGATGACCTTCTCCATCCCAGCCCACAAGTGTGGCCTGGTGAtcggcaggggaggggagaacgTCAAGTCCATCAACCAGCAGACGGGGGCGTTCGTGGAGATCTCCCGTCAGCCGCCGCCCAACGGGGACCCCAACTTCAAGCTCTTTGTCATCAGGGGTTCCCCCCAGCAGATTGACCATGCCAAGCAGCTCATTGAAGACAAGATCGAG GGTCCTCTGTGTCCTGTAGGCCCAGGTCCTGGAGGGCCGGGCCCGGCTGGTCCTATGGGGCCCTACAACCCCAACCCCTACAACCCTGGACCCCCTGGGGCCCCTGGTCCACA TGGGGGTCCCCCTGGGCCTCACCAGTACCCCCCACAGGGTTGGGGCAACACCTACCAGCAGTGGCAGCCTCAGGCTCCCCATGACCCCA AGACCACTAGCAGGGAAAGCTCACCCCTATGA
- the LOC124480058 gene encoding far upstream element-binding protein 2-like isoform X3, translating into MNNSNASDGFPFSAQKRQLEDPDQPESKKMATQSDIDSATALSIGAQLAALAQQSSSRPSSTSEEYSVPDSMVGLIIGRGGEQINKIQQESGCKVQIAPDSGGLPERSVSLTGSPDSIQKAKMLLDEIVSRGRGTPPSSFQEATNGQSGSVQEMMIPAGKAGLIIGKGGETIKQLQERAGVKMILIQDASQGPDMDKPLRIIGEPYKVQQAQELVQEILRERDHPGYGDRGEYGSRMGGGGGGGMDVPVPRHSVGVVIGRSGEMIKKIQNDAGVRIQFKPDDGTGPDKIAHIMGPPDRCDHAAQIINELLQSIRVREEEQGGPPGPPGMPPGNRGRGRGQGSWGPPGGEMTFSIPAHKCGLVIGRGGENVKSINQQTGAFVEISRQPPPNGDPNFKLFVIRGSPQQIDHAKQLIEDKIEGPLCPVGPGPGGPGPAGPMGPYNPNPYNPGPPGAPGPHGGPPGPHQYPPQGWGNTYQQWQPQAPHDPSKAAAVDPNAAWAAYYAQYYQQPGGAVPGQHPANPAAAQAPGDQAGQTPGGQPDYTKAWEEYYKKMAQAGGSAAGAGGPAAAPGAPASAGGQQDYSAAWAEYYRQQAAYYGQPGQAPGQAAAPQPGQTQ; encoded by the exons ATGAACAACAGTAATGCATCTGATGGCTTTCCATTCTCTGCACAAAAAAGACAGTTGGAAGACCCAG ATCAACCGGAGAGTAAGAAGATGGCTACACAGAGTGATATTGACTCAGCTACAGCATTAT CTATTGGAGCACAACTGGCTGCTCTTGCCCAGCAAAG TAGCAGCAGACCCTCTTCCACCTCAGAGGAATACAGTGTTCCTGATAGCATGGTTGGACTCA ttATCGGCcggggaggagagcagatcaATAAGATCCAGCAGGAGTCGGGCTGCAAGGTTCAGATAGCTCCAG ACAGTGGAGGTCTGCCAGAGAGGAGCGTCTCTCTCACAGGGTCCCCTGACTCCATACA GAAAGCCAAAATGCTGTTGGACGAGATTGTGTCTCGAGGGAGGGGcacgcctccctcctccttccaagAGGCGACCAATGGGCAGAGCGGCTCTGTGCAGGAGATGATGATCCCTGCTGGCAAGGCTGGCCTCATCATTGGCAAGGGAGGAGAGACCATCAAACAGTTACAG GAGCGTGCTGGGGTGAAGATGATTCTAATCCAGGATGCCTCTCAGGGACCTGACATGGACAAACCCCTGCGCATCATCGGAGAACCATACAAAGTCCAG CAAGCCCAGGAGCTGGTTCAGGAGATCCTGAGGGAGAGGGATCACCCCGGTTACGGAGACAGGGGCGAGTACGGCTCCCgcatgggggggggaggaggaggaggcatggAC GTCCCGGTGCCTCGACACTCTGTGGGTGTGGTGATTGGACGCAGTGGGGAGATGATCAAGAAAATTCAAAACGATGCTGGGGTTAGGATACAGTTCAAACCAG ATGACGGCACAGGTCCCGATAAGATAGCTCACATCATGGGCCCTCCTGATCGCTGTGACCACGCAGCCCAGATCATCAACGAGCTGCTGCAGAGCATCCgggtcagagaggaggagcaaggg ggaccccctggtcctccaggaATGCCCCCAGGGaacagggggcgtggccggggtCAGGGCAGCTGGGGTCCCCCCGGGGGAGAGATGACCTTCTCCATCCCAGCCCACAAGTGTGGCCTGGTGAtcggcaggggaggggagaacgTCAAGTCCATCAACCAGCAGACGGGGGCGTTCGTGGAGATCTCCCGTCAGCCGCCGCCCAACGGGGACCCCAACTTCAAGCTCTTTGTCATCAGGGGTTCCCCCCAGCAGATTGACCATGCCAAGCAGCTCATTGAAGACAAGATCGAG GGTCCTCTGTGTCCTGTAGGCCCAGGTCCTGGAGGGCCGGGCCCGGCTGGTCCTATGGGGCCCTACAACCCCAACCCCTACAACCCTGGACCCCCTGGGGCCCCTGGTCCACA TGGGGGTCCCCCTGGGCCTCACCAGTACCCCCCACAGGGTTGGGGCAACACCTACCAGCAGTGGCAGCCTCAGGCTCCCCATGACCCCA GCAAGGCAGCTGCCGTGGACCCCAACGCCGCCTGGGCTGCCTACTACGCCCAGTACTACCAGCAGCCCGGCGGCGCCGTGCCAGGCCAGCACCCCGCTAACCCGGCCGCCGCCCAGGCGCCCGGAGACCAGGCCGGCCAGACCCCCGGAGGACAGCCGGACTACACCAAGGCCTGGGAAGAGTACTACAAGAAGATGG CCCAGGCTGGAGGCTCGGCGGCGGGGGCCGGAGGGCCAGCTGCAGCTCCTGGGGCCCCAGCCTCAGCGGGAGGCCAGCAGGACTACAGCGCGGCCTGGGCTGAGTACTACAGACAGCAGGCTGCCTACTACGGCCAGCCAGGACAGGCCCCAGGACAGGCAGCCGCCCCTCAGCCAGGCCAG ACACAGTGA
- the LOC124480058 gene encoding far upstream element-binding protein 2-like isoform X4, producing MSEYGAVPPPGAGSALGGQAAIGNGGGIKKDAFADAVQRARQIAAKIGGDTGVPPMNNSNASDGFPFSAQKRQLEDPDQPESKKMATQSDIDSATALSIGAQLAALAQQSSSRPSSTSEEYSVPDSMVGLIIGRGGEQINKIQQESGCKVQIAPDSGGLPERSVSLTGSPDSIQKAKMLLDEIVSRGRGTPPSSFQEATNGQSGSVQEMMIPAGKAGLIIGKGGETIKQLQERAGVKMILIQDASQGPDMDKPLRIIGEPYKVQQAQELVQEILRERDHPGYGDRGEYGSRMGGGGGGGMDVPVPRHSVGVVIGRSGEMIKKIQNDAGVRIQFKPDDGTGPDKIAHIMGPPDRCDHAAQIINELLQSIRVREEEQGGPPGPPGMPPGNRGRGRGQGSWGPPGGEMTFSIPAHKCGLVIGRGGENVKSINQQTGAFVEISRQPPPNGDPNFKLFVIRGSPQQIDHAKQLIEDKIEGPLCPVGPGPGGPGPAGPMGPYNPNPYNPGPPGAPGPHGGPPGPHQYPPQGWGNTYQQWQPQAPHDPTETTSRESSPL from the exons ATGTCAGAGTACGGTGCGGTACCACCACCCGGGGCCGGGTCAGCTCTCGGTGGTCAGGCAGCAATCGGGAACGGTGGAGGAATAAAAAAAGATGCCTTTGCCGACGCCGTACAACGGGCCCGGCAG ATTGCTGCAAAGATTGGTGGCGATACTGGAGTGCCCCCTATGAACAACAGTAATGCATCTGATGGCTTTCCATTCTCTGCACAAAAAAGACAGTTGGAAGACCCAG ATCAACCGGAGAGTAAGAAGATGGCTACACAGAGTGATATTGACTCAGCTACAGCATTAT CTATTGGAGCACAACTGGCTGCTCTTGCCCAGCAAAG TAGCAGCAGACCCTCTTCCACCTCAGAGGAATACAGTGTTCCTGATAGCATGGTTGGACTCA ttATCGGCcggggaggagagcagatcaATAAGATCCAGCAGGAGTCGGGCTGCAAGGTTCAGATAGCTCCAG ACAGTGGAGGTCTGCCAGAGAGGAGCGTCTCTCTCACAGGGTCCCCTGACTCCATACA GAAAGCCAAAATGCTGTTGGACGAGATTGTGTCTCGAGGGAGGGGcacgcctccctcctccttccaagAGGCGACCAATGGGCAGAGCGGCTCTGTGCAGGAGATGATGATCCCTGCTGGCAAGGCTGGCCTCATCATTGGCAAGGGAGGAGAGACCATCAAACAGTTACAG GAGCGTGCTGGGGTGAAGATGATTCTAATCCAGGATGCCTCTCAGGGACCTGACATGGACAAACCCCTGCGCATCATCGGAGAACCATACAAAGTCCAG CAAGCCCAGGAGCTGGTTCAGGAGATCCTGAGGGAGAGGGATCACCCCGGTTACGGAGACAGGGGCGAGTACGGCTCCCgcatgggggggggaggaggaggaggcatggAC GTCCCGGTGCCTCGACACTCTGTGGGTGTGGTGATTGGACGCAGTGGGGAGATGATCAAGAAAATTCAAAACGATGCTGGGGTTAGGATACAGTTCAAACCAG ATGACGGCACAGGTCCCGATAAGATAGCTCACATCATGGGCCCTCCTGATCGCTGTGACCACGCAGCCCAGATCATCAACGAGCTGCTGCAGAGCATCCgggtcagagaggaggagcaaggg ggaccccctggtcctccaggaATGCCCCCAGGGaacagggggcgtggccggggtCAGGGCAGCTGGGGTCCCCCCGGGGGAGAGATGACCTTCTCCATCCCAGCCCACAAGTGTGGCCTGGTGAtcggcaggggaggggagaacgTCAAGTCCATCAACCAGCAGACGGGGGCGTTCGTGGAGATCTCCCGTCAGCCGCCGCCCAACGGGGACCCCAACTTCAAGCTCTTTGTCATCAGGGGTTCCCCCCAGCAGATTGACCATGCCAAGCAGCTCATTGAAGACAAGATCGAG GGTCCTCTGTGTCCTGTAGGCCCAGGTCCTGGAGGGCCGGGCCCGGCTGGTCCTATGGGGCCCTACAACCCCAACCCCTACAACCCTGGACCCCCTGGGGCCCCTGGTCCACA TGGGGGTCCCCCTGGGCCTCACCAGTACCCCCCACAGGGTTGGGGCAACACCTACCAGCAGTGGCAGCCTCAGGCTCCCCATGACCCCA CAGAGACCACTAGCAGGGAAAGCTCACCCCTATGA